A part of Aspergillus flavus chromosome 5, complete sequence genomic DNA contains:
- a CDS encoding putative arylsulfatase: MASKRPNFLVVVADDLGFSDIGCFGGEIRTPNLDRIAKQGVRFTDFHAAAACSPTRAMIMTGTDHHIAGLGNLIEWTNISGQNGPKGSAMSTAPQRGMPGYEGYLNERVVALPEVLRDAGYHTLMSGKWHLGLTPERSPFNRGFDRSLAHLPACSNHYAYEPQLQGTDETPTFLEASYIALHMEDDKYVKKLPEGWYSSDGYGDKMLQYLREWHDRSDERPFFAYLPFTAPHWPLQAPREYIDHYRGVYDDGPEALRQKRLQRLKELGMIRSDVEAHPVVADEVKPWSEFTPEEKKLSCTAMEVFAGMVECIDTNVGKVVDYLASIDELDNTFVCFMSDNGAEGAAYEAYPMVQSGVMPHLQKYYDNSLENLGNGNSFIWYGPRWAQAATAPSRLYKAFTTEGGVRVPFLARFPSSVPVGDHVRNGSITDQFATVMDLAPSILQMAGATHPAPSYKGREVVSMRGRSFYPWATGDAPRIHEQEFIQGWETCGRAALRFGDWKIVYIPKPKGPERWQLYNLAEDPGEIHDLVEQHPDRLKQLLKLWDQYVIETGVIPLSPDLGEFLEATEAQMPENAWMEYDYWKKGARDEPEKFMRNPPRFQRVVKQF, from the exons atggcttccaagCGCCCTAACTTCCTCGTCGTTGTCGCCGATGACCTGGGCTTCTCAGATATAGGCTGCTTTGGCGGCGAGATCCGCACACCGAATCTCGATCGCATTGCGAAACAGGGTGTGCGGTTTACTGACTTTCATGCTGCGGCTGCATGCTC TCCCACCCGCGCCATGATCATGACCGGCACAGACCACCACATCGCCGGCCTGGGCAACCTCATCGAATGGACCAACATCTCCGGCCAGAACGGCCCCAAAGGCTCCGCGATGAGTACCGCTCCACAGCGCGGCATGCCAGGTTACGAGGGGTATCTCAATGAGCGCGTTGTGGCACTCCCCGAGGTCCTCCGCGATGCAGGCTACCACACCCTCATGTCCGGGAAATGGCATCTGGGCCTGACACCCGAGCGTTCGCCATTTAACCGCGGCTTCGATCGCTCTCTAGCCCATCTCCCTGCTTGCTCAAACCACTACGCCTATGAGCCCCAGCTACAGGGCACCGACGAGACACCCACTTTCCTGGAAGCTAGCTACATCGCCCTGCACATGGAAGACGACAAGTATGTCAAGAAGCTGCCCGAGGGCTGGTACTCATCCGATGGATATGGCGACAAGATGCTCCAGTACCTCCGTGAATGGCACGACCGCTCCGATGAGCGTCCCTTCTTCGCCTACCTTCCCTTCACAGCTCCACATTGGCCCCTCCAAGCTCCTCGCGAGTATATCGACCACTACCGCGGTGTCTACGACGACGGTCCGGAAGCACTTCGTCAGAAACGTCTCCAACGCCTGAAAGAATTAGGCATGATCCGCTCAGACGTAGAAGCCCACCCCGTCGTCGCAGACGAAGTCAAACCGTGGTCCGAATTCACAccagaggaaaagaagctctcCTGCACCGCCATGGAAGTCTTCGCCGGAATGGTGGAGTGCATCGATACTAACGTAGGCAAGGTAGTCGACTATCTCGCTTCCATTGACGAGCTGGACAATACATTCGTCTGCTTCATGTCCGACAACGGTGCCGAGGGCGCTGCCTACGAAGCTTACCCCATGGTCCAGAGCGGTGTCATGCCCCATCTCCAGAAATACTATGATAACTCACTCGAGAATCTCGGCAACGGGAACTCGTTCATCTGGTACGGACCCCGCTGGGCCCAGGCCGCTACTGCGCCGAGTCGGTTGTACAAGGCGTTTACCACGGAGGGAGGTGTCCGCGTGCCATTCTTAGCTCGGTTTCCGTCGTCTGTTCCTGTGGGGGATCATGTGCGTAACGGAAGTATCACGGATCAGTTTGCGACGGTTATGGATCTTGCTCCGTCTATCTTGCAGATGGCGGGTGCGACGCACCCGGCGCCTTCGTATAAGGGTCGTGAAGTTGTATCCATGCGTGGTCGCAGCTTTTACCCTTGGGCGACTGGTGATGCGCCCCGTATTCATGAGCAGGAGTTTATTCAAGGATGGGAAACGTGTGGGAGAGCGGCACTTCGCTTCGGGGACTGGAAGATTGTCTATATCCCCAAGCCGAAGGGCCCTGAACGGTGGCAGTTGTACAATCTCGCCGAGGACCCTGGAGAGATCCATGATCTGGTGGAGCAACATCCCGATCGGTTAAAGCAGTTGCTGAAGTTGTGGGATCAATATGTTATTGAGACAGGAGTGATTCCGTTGAGCCCGGATTTGGGAGAATTTCTGGAGGCAACGGAGGCGCAGATGCCAGAGAATGCGTGGATGGAGTATGATTACTGGAAGAAAGGGGCGAGGGATGAGCCTGAGAAGTTCATGAGAAACCCGCCTAGGTTCCAGAGAGTTGTTAAACAGTTTTAG
- a CDS encoding putative Snf1 protein kinase complex subunit Snf4 has translation MPMADKNPTGRIRLPPRPATTTDDTTVAAPPSASPITATTPITTSISTTNNLTSTPSRHPVFSHEGNFVQPSSYLRPRGLSHPMPPAQPERAIDREERQGLCAIRNFLKVRNSYDVLPLSFRLIIFDTSLSVKESLNILIQNGIVSAPLWDSKTSTFAGLLTTSDYINVIQYYFQNPAALGEIDQFRLDSLREVEKALGVAPPETISIDPERPLYEACRRMLDSRARRIPLVTNDSQTDRAHVLSVVTQYRILKFVAVNVSDTQKLRRPLGEILLGSYENVATASMDTPVIDVIHILVERSISSVPIVNSEGVVYNVFESVDVITLIKGGVYDDLSLTVGEALKKRSPDFPGIYTCSLNDGLDTIFDTIRKSRVHRLVVVDENFRLKGVLTLSDILQYILLEGENDESS, from the exons ATGCCGATGGCGGACAAGAACCCCACGGGCAGAATCAGACTGCCGCCCAGACCCGCCACGACGACCGACGACACCACTGTtgctgctcctccttccGCTTCCCCCATTACTGCGACGACTCCAATTACCACTTCCATCAGCACCACCAACAATCTCACCTCCACCCCTAGTCGTCACCCTGTGTTTAGTCACGAGGGAAATTTTGTGCAGCCCTCCTCATACCTCCGCCCGCGCGGTCTTTCGCATCCAATGCCCCCAGCCCAGCCCGAAAGGGCGATCGATCGGGAAGAGCGACAGGGCCTA TGTGCCATTCGCAACTTCCTCAAAGTCCGTAACAGTTACGATGTCCTTCCGCTTAGCTTTCGGCTTATCATCTTCGACACGTCTTTGTCAGTGAAAGAGAGTTTAAATATCTTAATCCAAAATG GCATCGTGTCAGCTCCGTTATGGGACTCTAAAACCTCGACTTTCGCGGGTCTTCTCACCACCTCCGATTACATCAATGTCATTCAATACTATTTTCAGAACCCTGCGGCTCTGGGTGAAATAGATCAATTTCGACTGGACAGCCTCCGAG AGGTAGAAAAGGCTTTAGGGGTTGCGCCACCGGAGACCATTTCCATCGATCCGGAGAGGCCTCTCTATGAAGCCTGTCGGCGCATGCTTGACTCTCGGGCTCGACGAATTCCTTTGGTCACCAACGATAGTCAAACGGACCGAGCACATGTCCTGAGTGTCGTTACACAATACCGTATCTTGAAATTCGTCGCCGTCAATGTCAGTGACACACAGAAGCTGCGCAGGCCCCTAGGGGAGATATTGCTTGGCAGCTATGAAAATGTAGCAACAGCATCAATGGATACGCCCGTTATCGATGTAATCCATATCCTTGTGGAGCGGAGCATATCGAGTGTACCCATTGTAAACTCGGAAG GTGTTGTATACAACGTCTTCGAATCAGTTGATGTTATCACATTGATCAAAGGTGGTGTATACGATGACTTAAGTCTAACGGTTGGAGAGGCATTGAAAAAACGGTCCCCA GACTTCCCTGGTATCTATACATGCTCGTTAAATGATGGTCTGGATACTATCTTTGACACAATTCGCAAGTCTCGTGTTCACCGCCTGGTAGTGGTGGACGAAAACTTCCGACTAAAAGGCGTTCTCACATTGAGTGATATTCTGCAATATATCCTTCTAGAAGGCGAAAACGACGAATCGTCCTAA
- the atfB gene encoding putative bZIP transcription factor has translation MSVDQTLYSRTPAAMADPTCAGPAAFTAAGAFSQPDLMAFSLREEEPIWGFDTIAPSMASWQGKMEQQTFCNPNMERGLKNTHVRNGQPTPPPFDDKKLQTPMGEMYPVAQYAFNSSPPEYAPPKHRSSLSEQSQTDGYGVSTRRRKASAIDQCEQQQEREKREKFLERNRLAASKCRQKKKEHTKLLETRFREVSNKKGELESEIEHLRSEVLNLKNEMLRHAQCGDEAIKIHLAQMVRLITSKDTPNRDLVSPMRSPEQMAASTPHGLSFGFDGPMQLPSEMGSPLDQRRDSEQSIMTESSYTFSTDDSFEELINV, from the coding sequence ATGTCGGTGGACCAAACCCTCTACAGCCGCACTCCAGCAGCGATGGCAGATCCCACCTGTGCCGGCCCAGCTGCCTTCACCGCGGCGGGCGCTTTCTCACAGCCTGACCTGATGGCTTTCTCGctccgagaagaagaaccgaTCTGGGGCTTCGACACCATCGCGCCGTCCATGGCCTCATGGCAAGGCAAGATGGAGCAACAGACCTTTTGCAACCCCAACATGGAGAGGGGCCTTAAAAACACTCACGTCCGCAATGGACAACCAACACCGCCTCCCTTTGACGACAAGAAACTACAGACCCCCATGGGGGAGATGTACCCCGTGGCACAGTATGCCTTCAACAGCTCACCGCCCGAGTATGCACCCCCGAAACATCGCAGCAGCCTTAGTGAACAATCACAGACAGATGGTTATGGGGTCAGTACCCGACGTCGCAAAGCATCAGCCATCGACCAGTGTGAGCAACAGCAAGAGCGGGAGAAGCGGGAAAAATTCCTGGAACGGAACCGGCTGGCGGCCAGCAAGTGtcgacagaaaaaaaaggagcaCACGAAGCTCCTAGAGACCCGGTTTCGTGAGGTATCCAACAAGAAAGGAGAGCTCGAGTCCGAAATCGAACACCTGCGCAGCGAAGTGCTCAACCTCAAGAACGAGATGCTGCGGCATGCGCAATGTGGAGACGAGGCCATCAAGATCCACCTCGCCCAGATGGTCCGGTTGATCACCTCCAAGGACACCCCCAACCGCGATCTGGTTTCTCCCATGCGATCCCCTGAACAGATGGCGGCTTCCACTCCTCACGGGCTGTCATTCGGATTCGACGGTCCCATGCAGCTGCCCTCGGAGATGGGGTCACCGTTGGATCAGCGACGAGACTCCGAGCAGTCCATTATGACCGAGTCGTCCTACACATTCTCCACGGATGACAGTTTTGAAGAGCTGATTAATGTTTAG
- a CDS encoding putative MFS quinate transporter: MRSYAQIPQWDHTESATVQPELLSRQGVFRIYWLTAIVCCGGILFGYDSGVIGGVLTFDSFLRDFHCTPDVQTRVSAIAVGIQQAGALAGCLAIWPVTNRHGRRRAMMYCSAIFCLGVIFEVINSHSLPVFYLGRVICGLGIGGSATVIPIYLSEMSPTDMRARLGSCYQFTFTVGILVSYWVDYGIQFRAPTAAQWQIPLALQLVPGALMGLGMLSLDESVRWLLSQGDSPRAWTSLTWIRASSGPSIAAEFAQIKEGIEADRHATADFHVRELLERPNARRFLLGISLFLAQQSTGATAMAYFGPQFFSLLVGGSGTNQSLTLLLTGVFGALKVISCLAFIIWVAERFGRRPLLILGALAMSLCMASTAFVLRSDPSTTPTQTTSNSIKSTGILTISLIYLDIIAYNFSWGPLPWPCTAELFNTRIREPGVAAGVAAQWLGNFVWSASTPYILAGMGWATFLLFGVLDLAIAGFVWGCLPETGGKSLEEIEVLFEQIVPDEEGEACLGKSDDRCSISSSSSRHRDREGGERYGSIEE, from the exons ATGAGGTCCTACGCACAGATCCCACAATGGGATCATACCGAGTCCGCCACAGTGCAACCTGAGCTCCTGTCGCGACAAGGAGTATTCCGCATATACTGGCTCACGGCCATTGTCTGTTGCGGTGGCATACTTTTCGGATATGACTCGGGCGTTATCG GGGGTGTTCTCACCTTCGACTCATTCCTCCGCGATTTTCATTGCACCCCTGATGTCCAAACCCGTGTGAGTGCCATAGCAGTAGGGATCCAACAGGCCGGCGCCCTGGCTGGCTGTCTGGCAATATGGCCTGTAACCAACCGCCACGGTCGTCGCCGAGCGATGATGTACTGCTCTGCCATCTTCTGTCTGGGAGTCATTTTTGAGGTCATCAACTCGCACTCCCTGCCAGTCTTCTACCTTGGCCGGGTGATCTGCGGTCTCGGGATCGGAGGATCCGCCACGGTGATTCCCATCTACCTCTCTGAAATGAGCCCTACGGACATGCGCGCCCGACTAGGTAGTTGCTATCAGTTCACGTTCACCGTAGGCATCCTCGTCTCGTACTGGGTCGATTACGGAATCCAATTCCGTGCCCCCACCGCCGCCCAGTGGCAAATCCCATTAGCCCTACAACTGGTCCCCGGCGCCCTGATGGGCCTCGGCATGTTAAGTCTCGACGAAAGCGTTCGCTGGCTCCTAAGCCAAGGAGACTCCCCTCGAGCCTGGACCAGTCTAACCTGGATCCGGGCATCATCGGGCCCTTCCATCGCGGCCGAATTCGCCCAAATCAAAGAGGGCATCGAAGCCGACCGCCACGCCACCGCAGATTTCCATGTACGCGAACTACTCGAAAGGCCCAATGCCCGTCGTTTCCTGCTAGGAATCAGTCTCTTCCTCGCGCAGCAATCCACCGGGGCTACGGCAATGGCCTACTTCGGACCCcagttcttctccctcctGGTGGGGGGCAGTGGCACAAACCAGTCCCTCACGCTCCTCCTAACGGGGGTATTCGGCGCTCTGAAAGTAATCAGCTGTCTCGCGTTCATAATCTGGGTCGCCGAACGCTTCGGCCGAAGACCCCTGCTCATCCTCGGCGCCTTGGCCATGTCCCTCTGCATGGCCTCCACTGCCTTTGTCCTCAGATCGGACCCATCCACTACCCCAACCCAGACGACTAGTAATAGCATCAAATCCACAGGAATATTAACAATCTCCCTAATCTACCTTGACATCATAGCCTACAATTTCTCCTGGGGTCCCCTCCCGTGGCCCTGCACGGCGGAGCTCTTCAACACCCGTATCCGCGAACCAGGCGTTGCGGCCGGTGTCGCGGCCCAATGGCTCGGCAATTTCGTTTGGTCGGCTAGCACGCCATATATCCTGGCGGGGATGGGATGGGCTACGTTTCTGTTATTCGGGGTGCTAGATCTGGCCATTGCAGGGTTTGTGTGGGGGTGTTTGCCTGAGACAGGGGGGAAGAGCttggaggagatcgaggtGCTGTTTGAGCAGATTGTTccggatgaggaaggagaagcttgTTTGGGGAAGAGTGATGACAGGTGTTCtatatcttcttcttcttctagaCATAGAGATAGAGAGGGTGGTGAGAGGTACGGGTCTATTGAGGAATGA